One Alligator mississippiensis isolate rAllMis1 chromosome 1, rAllMis1, whole genome shotgun sequence genomic window carries:
- the LOC102570572 gene encoding popeye domain-containing protein 3 isoform X5, which yields MGENASFWESLIYAHPTCVNWKPEAEGSIYHLASILFVVGFMGGSGFFGLLYVYSLLGLGFLCASVWAWLDVCAADIFSWNFILFVICFIQFIYVTYQVRSVSFEKEFQELYSALFQPLGISLRVYRKIVLCCNSEVVTLEKEHCYAMQGKTPIDKLSLLISGRIRVTVDGEFLHYIFPLQFLDSPEWDSLRPTEEGIFQVTLTAETDCQYVAWRRKKLYLLFAKHRFISRLFSVLIGSDIADKLYALNDRVHIGKGFRYDIRLPNFYHVSVAETSRVQSTEKILSSSSRQKLKNVTNCYGQKKEIFS from the exons ATGGGAGAAAATGCAAGTTTTTGGGAAAGCTTGATCTATGCACATCCTACTTGTGTGAACTGGAAGCCAGAGGCAGAAGGTTCTATCTACCATCTAGCTAGTATTCTGTTTGTTGTTGGCTTCATGGGTGGAAGTGGATTTTTTGGGCTACTATATGTCTACAGCTTACTTGGATTGGGTTTTCTCTGCGCTTCTGTCTGGGCTTGGCTGGATGTGTGTGCTGCTGATATATTCTCCTGGAACTTTATATTGTTTGTGATCTGCTTCATACAGTTTATTTATGTTACCTATCAAGTTCGGAGTGTTTCCTTTGAAAAAGAATTCCAGGAACTCTACAGTGCCCTTTTTCAGCCTCTGGGAATCTCCTTAAGAGTTTATAGGAAGATTGTCCTGTGTTGCAATTCAGAGGTGGTTACACTGGAGAAGGAGCATTGTTATGCCATGCAAGGCAAAACACCTATTGATAAACTCTCTTTGCTTATATCAGGCAG GATCAGAGTGACAGTTGATGGAGAATTTCTGCATTACATTTTCCCCCTTCAATTTTTGGATTCTCCTGAATGGGATTCACTAAGACCCACAGAAGAAGGTATTTTCCAG GTAACACTTACAGCAGAGACTGACTGTCAATATGTGGCCTGGAGGAGAAAGAAACTGTATTTACTCTTTGCTAAACATCGTTTCATCTCGCGTCTCTTTTCAGTTTTAATTGGGAGTGACATTGCTGATAAGCTATATGCCTTGAATGACAGAGTGCACATAGGAAAAGGATTTCGATATGACATCCGTTTACCAAACTTCTACCATGTCTCAGTAGCGGAAACATCCAGAGTGCAATCTACAGAGAAAATCCTGAGCAGCTCTTCAAGACAAAAGTTAAAGAATGTTACAAACTGTTATGGCCAAAAGAAAGAGATTTTTTCTTAA